Part of the Streptomyces europaeiscabiei genome is shown below.
TTGGTAGTACTGCTCATCGTGTGAGTGGGCCCCTCGCGGCTTGCCTACTGCTCACCGCACCGTGAGACCAGTTCCTGCTCCTCCTCCGAGAGGCTGGGGCCGGTCGACGGTGTGGGTGCGGTCTGGGTCGGGGTCGGGGACGTCGACGATGTCGACGTCGGGGACGGTGTGGCCTTGGACGTGAGGGAGGTCTTCGTGGTTCCCGTGGCTCCGCCGGCCTCGCCCTCGCCGGTCTTGGCGTTGTTGTCCGCCGCCTCGCGGCGCTCGGCGTTCTTCTTGCACGCCGACGCCTGGGTGGAGAGCTCCGTGATCTTCTTCTCGGCGTCGTTCAGACCGCCCTCGGCGATCGTGGCCTCGACCAGCTTCTGCTGGTAGGACGGGAGGTACTTGAGTTCGATCTCGGGGTGATCCTTCTCCACGTTCGAGAGGGAGATCCAGGCCAGGTCCTGGCTGATGCCGCGGTACAGCGCCACGTGGTCGTCGTTGGCGCCGACGTAGTACTGCGTCTGCGTCCAGCGGTACCCGCTGTACAGGCCCCCGCCGACCACGGCGAGGGCGAGGATGCCGAAGAAGGATCTCTTCAGCCACCTGCGCTTCTTGCGCGGCTTGACGAAGTCGTCGTCCGAGTAGTCGTCGAAGCTGCCCGCGGCCGGCATGTACCCGGTGGCGTCGCCGGAGCCGGGCGGGCCGAACTCGCCGCCGCCCTGTCCGTGTCCTTGGCGGCCGAGCCCGGAGGCGCGGCCGGCCGGGGTCTGCATGATGCCGTTGTCCTGCAGGTGGAGCTGGTTCTCTGCGACCGCGCCGACCACGACCGGGGTGTCGGAGAGCTGCCCGGCGAGGGTGTCCCCGGTGTCGAGGTCGAGGACGTCGGCGATGATGACCGTGATGTTGTCCGGTCCGCCGCCGCGCAGCGCGAGCTGGATCAGCTCCTGCACGGTTTCCTGCGGGCCCTGGTAGCTGGCGAGGGTCTCCTCCATCGTCTGGTGGGACACGACGCCGGACAGACCGTCGGAGCAGATCAGGTACCGGTCGCCGGCGCGGACCTCGCGGATGGAGAGGTCGGGCTCGACGTGGTCGCCGCTGCCCAGCGCGCGCATCAGCAGGGAGCGCTGCGGGTGGGTGGTGGCCTCCTCCTCGGTGATGCGGCCCTCGTCGACCAGGCGCTGCACCCAGGTGTGGTCCTGGGTGATCTGCGTGAGGACGCCGTCCCTGAGGAGGTACGCGCGGGAGTCGCCGACGTGCACGAGGCCGAGTCGCTGGCCGGTCCACAGCAGGGCGGTGAGCGTGGTGCCCATGCCCTCCAGCTGGGGGTCCTCCTCGACCATCGCGCGCAGCTGGTCGTTGGCGCGCTGCACGGCGGTGCCGAGGGAGGTGAGGATGTCCGAGCCGGGGATGTCGTCGTCGAGCGTCACGAGGGTGGAGATCACCTCGGAGGAGGCGACCTCACCGGCCGCCTGGCCGCCCATGCCGTCGGCGATCGCGAGCAGCCGGGGACCGGCGTAGCCCGAGTCCTCGTTGCCCTCGCGGATCATGCCTTTGTGCGATCCGGCGGCGAAGCGCAGTGACAGACTCATGCGCACCTCGCCTGTCGGCTCCGGGTACATCCGCACGGTGCCCACCCTCCGGTCGGGAGCGCGCCGGGGCCCCTGGTGGGGGCCGCCGCCGCGTGCTCGCTCCGCTCGCGCCTACTCATGATGTAGCACTACTTCCGCAGCTCGATGACGGTCTTGCCGATGCGGATCGGCGCGCCGAGCGGAATCGGCGTGGGAGTCGTCAGTCGGTTCCGGTCGAGATACGTGCCGTTGGTGGACCCCAGGTCCTCGACGATCCACTGGCCGTCGCGGTCCGGGTAGATCCGGGCATGCCGGCTGGAGGCGTAGTCGTCGTCCAGCACGATCGTGGAGTCGTGCGCGCGGCCCAGGCTGATGGTCTGGCCTTGCAGTGCCACGGTCGTACCCGTCAGCGTGCCCTCGCTGACGACGAGTTTGGTCGGCGCGTTGCGCCCGCGGCGCCCACCACCGGTGGCGGGCGCGGGCTGCTGGCCGCGCTGCTGTGGAGGGGCGGCCTGGCGGGCGGCCTGCGGTTGCCGCGCGGCCTCCCGGCGCGACCCCCGCTGGGTGACGCGCGTACCGAACAGGTCGCTGCGGATGACCTGCACGGCCACGATCACGAACAGCCACAGTACGGCCAGGAAACCCAGCCGCATGACCGTGAGGGTCAGCTCTGACATTGCCCCCGCTTCACCCTTCGGCTTGCCGGTAAATGATGGTGCTGCTGCCCACGACGATCCGCGAGCCGTCGCGGAGCGTAGCGCGGGTGGTGTGCTGCCCGTCCACCACGATGCCGTTGGTGGATCCGAGATCCTGGATCGTCGAGGGCGTTCCGGTCCGGATCTCGCAGTGCCGACGGGAGACGCCGGGGTCGTCGATCCGCACGTCGGCTTCCGTGCTGCGCCCCAGTACCAGCGTCGGGCGGGAGATCTGATGGCGGGTGCCGTTGACCTCGATCCAGTAGCGCATGCGTCCGCCGGCCGTCGGAGCGGCGGGCGGCCGCTGGCCGAGCGGGGAGGCGCCGGGGCGGCCACCGCCGGGCGGCGCGGCCGGCATGGGCGGGGCGCCCGCGGGTGCCGCGGTGGGCGGATAGCCGTATCCGCCCGGGCGGCCCGCGGCGGGGCTTGCAGGGGCGCCCGAGGGGGCCTGCTGGTCGGTGGAGGAGGCGAGCGTACGGCTGCGCACCCGGTACAGACCGGTGTCGAGGTCGTCGGCCTTCTCCAGATGGACCTTGATGGCGCCCATGAAGGTGTAGCGCTGCTGCTTGGCGTAGTCGCGCACCATGCCGGCGAGCTCATCGCCGAGCT
Proteins encoded:
- a CDS encoding Stp1/IreP family PP2C-type Ser/Thr phosphatase, which codes for MSLSLRFAAGSHKGMIREGNEDSGYAGPRLLAIADGMGGQAAGEVASSEVISTLVTLDDDIPGSDILTSLGTAVQRANDQLRAMVEEDPQLEGMGTTLTALLWTGQRLGLVHVGDSRAYLLRDGVLTQITQDHTWVQRLVDEGRITEEEATTHPQRSLLMRALGSGDHVEPDLSIREVRAGDRYLICSDGLSGVVSHQTMEETLASYQGPQETVQELIQLALRGGGPDNITVIIADVLDLDTGDTLAGQLSDTPVVVGAVAENQLHLQDNGIMQTPAGRASGLGRQGHGQGGGEFGPPGSGDATGYMPAAGSFDDYSDDDFVKPRKKRRWLKRSFFGILALAVVGGGLYSGYRWTQTQYYVGANDDHVALYRGISQDLAWISLSNVEKDHPEIELKYLPSYQQKLVEATIAEGGLNDAEKKITELSTQASACKKNAERREAADNNAKTGEGEAGGATGTTKTSLTSKATPSPTSTSSTSPTPTQTAPTPSTGPSLSEEEQELVSRCGEQ
- a CDS encoding FHA domain-containing protein FhaB/FipA; this encodes MSELTLTVMRLGFLAVLWLFVIVAVQVIRSDLFGTRVTQRGSRREAARQPQAARQAAPPQQRGQQPAPATGGGRRGRNAPTKLVVSEGTLTGTTVALQGQTISLGRAHDSTIVLDDDYASSRHARIYPDRDGQWIVEDLGSTNGTYLDRNRLTTPTPIPLGAPIRIGKTVIELRK
- a CDS encoding FhaA domain-containing protein; protein product: MGVLKKFEQRLEGLVNGTFAKVFKSEVQPVEIAGALQRECDNNATIWNRDRTVVPNDFIVELSTPDFERLSPYSGQLGDELAGMVRDYAKQQRYTFMGAIKVHLEKADDLDTGLYRVRSRTLASSTDQQAPSGAPASPAAGRPGGYGYPPTAAPAGAPPMPAAPPGGGRPGASPLGQRPPAAPTAGGRMRYWIEVNGTRHQISRPTLVLGRSTEADVRIDDPGVSRRHCEIRTGTPSTIQDLGSTNGIVVDGQHTTRATLRDGSRIVVGSSTIIYRQAEG